In the genome of Meles meles chromosome 4, mMelMel3.1 paternal haplotype, whole genome shotgun sequence, one region contains:
- the LOC123940903 gene encoding hsc70-interacting protein-like — protein MDPRKVSELQAFVKMCKQDPSVLHTKEMRFLREWVESMGGKIPPATHKTKSEDSIKEEKQDNKKAEENIKADEPSSEESDLEIDNEGMIEPDTDAPQEMGDENVEITEEMMDQANDKKVAAIDALNDGELQKAIDLFTDAIKLNPRLAILYAKRASVFIKLQKPNAAIRDCDRAIEINPDSAQPYKWRGKAHRLLGHWEEAAHDLALACKLDYDEDASAMLKEVQPRAQKIAEHRRKYERKREEREIKERIERVKKAREEHERAQREEEARRQSGAQYGSFPGGFPGGMPGNFPGGMPGMAEGMPGMAGMPGLNEILSDPEVLAAMQDPEVMVAFQDVAQNPVNMSKYQSNPKVMNLISKLSAKFGGQA, from the coding sequence ATGGACCCCCGTAAAGTGAGCGAGCTTCAGGCTTTCGTGAAAATGTGTAAGCAGGATCCGAGCGTTCTGCACACCAAGGAAATGCGTTTCCTGCGGGAGTGGGTGGAGAGCATGGGGGGTAAAATACCACCTGCCACTCATAAAACTAAATCAGAAGACAGtatcaaggaagaaaaacaagataatAAGAAGGCGGAGGAAAACATAAAGGCAGATGAACCATCAAGTGAGGAAAGTGATCTAGAAATTGACAATGAAGGTATGATTGAACCAGATACTGATGCTCCTCAAGAAATGGGAGATGAAAATGTAGAGATAACCGAGGAAATGATGGATCAGGCAAATGATAAAAAAGTGGCTGCCATTGATGCCCTAAATGATGGTGAACTACAGAAAGCCATTGACTTGTTCACAGATGCCATCAAACTAAATCCTCGCTTGGCCATTCTGTATGCCAAGAGAGCCAGTGTCTTCATCAAATTACAGAAGCCAAATGCTGCCATTCGAGACTGTGACAGAGCTATTGAAATAAATCCTGATTCAGCCCAACCTTATAAGTGGCGTGGGAAAGCACATAGACTTCTGGGCCATTGGGAAGAAGCAGCACATGATCTTGCCCTTGCTTGTAAACTGGATTATGATGAAGATGCTAGTGCAATGCTGAAAGAAGTTCAACCGAGAGCCCAGAAAATTGCTGAACATCGGAGAAAATATGAGCGAAAACGTGAAGAGCGAGAgatcaaagaaagaatagaaagggtTAAGAAGGCTCGGGAAGAACATGAGAGagcccagagggaggaagaagccagaCGACAATCAGGAGCTCAGTATGGCTCTTTCCCAGGTGGCTTTCCTGGGGGAATGCCTGGTAATTTTCCTGGAGGGATGCCTGGAATGGCAGAGGGGATGCCTGGAATGGCAGGAATGCCTGGGCTCAATGAAATTCTTAGTGATCCGGAAGTTCTTGCAGCCATGCAGGATCCAGAAGTTATGGTGGCCTTCCAGGATGTGGCCCAGAACCCAGTGAATATGTCAAAATATCAGAGCAACCCAAAGGTTATGAATCTCATCAGTAAACTGTCAGCCAAATTTGGAGGTCAAGCATAA